One part of the Chryseobacterium sp. 7 genome encodes these proteins:
- a CDS encoding IS5 family transposase — MKYPTDLTENQWQYIKKTMNLKERKRKYPLLLIWNSLMYLIKTGCQWRMLPKDFPKWQLVYYYYIRWTELGYFDLILEKLRMKVRIKKGQRAEASLGIMDSQSVRWGNNRGLHGVDGNKKIKGIKRHVLVDKNGFLIAVMVCVANIHDSKAGLLLLRLLREELMNFKCILADAGYRGDFLDKAHSLYSYLVKVVSRDKEKQAKKEFKPVSKRWVIERTFAWFDNDRRLCRNYELLHESSENMTKLSAIKLLLNKI; from the coding sequence ATGAAATACCCAACCGATTTAACTGAAAACCAGTGGCAATATATAAAGAAAACGATGAACCTAAAAGAGAGAAAGAGAAAATATCCTCTTCTTTTGATTTGGAACTCCTTAATGTATTTGATAAAAACAGGTTGCCAGTGGCGTATGCTTCCTAAAGATTTCCCCAAATGGCAATTGGTTTATTACTATTATATCCGTTGGACGGAGTTGGGATATTTTGACTTAATTCTAGAAAAGCTACGAATGAAAGTTCGTATAAAAAAGGGTCAGCGAGCAGAAGCCTCCTTAGGAATAATGGATAGCCAAAGTGTACGCTGGGGCAATAATAGAGGTCTTCATGGCGTAGATGGAAATAAGAAAATAAAAGGAATAAAACGCCATGTGCTAGTAGATAAGAATGGATTTTTAATCGCAGTGATGGTTTGTGTAGCCAATATTCATGATAGTAAGGCTGGATTGCTTTTGCTTAGATTACTCAGGGAAGAGCTGATGAATTTCAAGTGTATTCTTGCTGATGCAGGCTATAGAGGAGATTTTCTAGATAAAGCTCATAGCCTTTATTCATACCTGGTAAAAGTGGTAAGTCGGGATAAAGAAAAACAAGCTAAAAAAGAGTTTAAACCCGTAAGTAAACGATGGGTAATAGAAAGAACTTTTGCTTGGTTTGATAATGACAGAAGGCTTTGTAGGAACTATGAACTACTGCATGAGTCTTCCGAAAATATGACCAAATTATCCGCTATAAAATTATTACTCAATAAAATTTAA
- a CDS encoding helix-turn-helix domain-containing protein, whose protein sequence is MNIPDYKKIYQDMIRMKYPDKEILCNSILKKNHLGSLDIMRINDILTGRNDISKIMDDPKLRSYDRKTILKILDYQKQNKLTNSQLALHFRTSRNTITNWKKVFFSKVTYASKTSSD, encoded by the coding sequence ATGAATATACCAGATTATAAAAAGATTTATCAAGACATGATACGAATGAAATATCCGGATAAAGAAATTCTTTGCAATTCTATTCTAAAAAAAAATCATTTAGGTTCTCTTGACATTATGCGCATTAATGATATTTTAACGGGAAGAAATGATATTAGTAAGATTATGGATGATCCAAAACTTCGTTCTTATGACCGGAAAACTATCTTAAAAATATTAGATTATCAAAAGCAAAATAAACTAACCAATTCTCAATTAGCTTTACATTTCCGTACAAGCAGAAACACCATTACGAACTGGAAGAAAGTTTTTTTTTCGAAAGTAACTTATGCTAGTAAAACTTCAAGTGATTAA
- a CDS encoding transposase, producing MDFKNIHIGNLIKKRIEECGISSSRICSFIKCSENEINAIYLSEEICTELLLRFSKLLEYDFFRIYTQHLILYAPPSGNKEISHGKSILPRFRKNIYTREIIDFILELLSTGAKTRNEIIEEYRIPKTTLYKWVTKSNINGL from the coding sequence ATGGACTTCAAGAATATTCACATTGGAAATCTCATAAAGAAAAGAATTGAAGAATGTGGGATCTCATCATCCCGTATCTGCTCTTTTATAAAATGTTCTGAAAATGAGATTAATGCAATTTATCTTTCTGAAGAAATTTGCACGGAATTACTTTTAAGGTTTAGTAAATTGTTAGAATATGATTTTTTCAGAATATATACTCAGCATCTCATTCTTTATGCACCACCATCTGGAAATAAAGAAATTTCCCATGGTAAATCTATTCTACCTAGGTTCCGAAAGAATATTTATACTCGCGAAATTATTGATTTCATTCTTGAACTTTTAAGTACGGGTGCGAAGACAAGAAATGAGATAATTGAAGAATACCGTATCCCGAAAACAACACTATATAAATGGGTAACTAAAAGTAATATAAATGGTTTATAA
- a CDS encoding helix-turn-helix domain-containing protein translates to MTIYSFNRMVKRVLGVSPSKIIQERIILEAKRLLVLSDMSVKEIASELNFQDEFYFSRYFKKSVGLSPKYFRTTIQ, encoded by the coding sequence GTGACTATCTATAGTTTTAACAGAATGGTAAAAAGAGTATTAGGTGTTTCTCCTTCAAAAATTATTCAGGAAAGAATAATATTAGAAGCAAAAAGATTATTGGTTCTTTCTGATATGTCAGTTAAAGAGATTGCATCAGAACTAAATTTTCAAGATGAATTTTATTTTAGTAGATATTTTAAAAAGAGTGTAGGTTTGTCTCCTAAGTATTTTAGGACGACAATTCAATAA
- a CDS encoding IS5 family transposase: MLGKNPEKLPELFRPMLVDFIDEKHELVLLSEKIDWNYFEKEFSPLYSKVGNPSHPIRFMVGCLLLKHLYNLGDETLASAWIMNPYMQYFCGRVFFEHEFPCDPSNFVHFRKRIGENGIEKIFAYSVRMHDAKVNTSHFVLSDTTVQENNTTFPTDAKLCKKVIDYCNKIAEKEGLKQRQRYTKVSKRLVRNTYNGKHPKRAKMARKSQRQLKTIAMRLIRELERNFTAEQKEFYKNTLTLYAKAVTQKRNDTDKIYSIHKPFTRCIAKGKAHKQYEFGNKVGLITTSGKGKKIILGIKAFLQTPYDGHTIEPLLEQMENSGQQLPKELVYDRGGRGKSEIKGVKISIPSTPRKTDTAYQKQIKRKKFRTRAAIEPIIGHLKTDFRLAQNYFMGEMGPQINALLSATAWNMKKMMEILKKELSLFFYQIQIILFSNSMFKNKLENSIS; this comes from the coding sequence ATGTTGGGAAAAAATCCAGAAAAACTGCCAGAATTATTTCGCCCGATGTTGGTGGATTTTATTGATGAGAAGCACGAACTTGTATTGCTTTCAGAAAAAATTGATTGGAATTATTTCGAGAAAGAATTTTCTCCATTGTATTCTAAAGTAGGCAATCCAAGTCATCCGATTCGGTTTATGGTGGGCTGCCTTCTTTTGAAGCACCTGTACAATTTGGGCGATGAAACCCTTGCCTCAGCGTGGATTATGAATCCTTACATGCAGTATTTTTGCGGAAGAGTTTTCTTTGAACATGAATTCCCGTGTGACCCAAGTAATTTTGTGCATTTCCGAAAAAGAATTGGCGAAAACGGTATTGAAAAAATCTTTGCCTACAGTGTAAGGATGCATGATGCAAAGGTCAATACTTCACATTTTGTTTTGTCAGATACCACGGTTCAAGAGAATAACACTACTTTTCCTACGGATGCGAAATTGTGTAAAAAAGTAATTGATTATTGCAACAAAATAGCCGAAAAAGAAGGCCTAAAGCAGAGACAGCGCTACACGAAAGTCAGCAAACGACTGGTTCGCAACACCTACAACGGCAAACATCCTAAGCGAGCTAAAATGGCAAGAAAGTCACAAAGACAATTAAAAACCATCGCCATGAGGCTGATACGAGAACTGGAACGCAATTTTACGGCAGAACAGAAAGAGTTTTACAAAAATACACTGACACTTTACGCCAAAGCGGTTACTCAAAAAAGAAACGATACCGATAAAATTTACAGCATTCACAAACCATTTACCCGATGTATTGCGAAAGGAAAAGCTCATAAACAGTATGAATTTGGAAATAAGGTGGGCTTGATAACGACCTCGGGCAAAGGCAAAAAAATCATTCTTGGGATTAAGGCATTTTTACAAACACCATACGATGGTCACACCATTGAGCCGCTTCTGGAGCAAATGGAAAACAGTGGTCAGCAACTTCCAAAAGAACTCGTTTACGATCGAGGTGGCAGAGGAAAATCGGAGATCAAAGGCGTAAAAATCTCTATTCCAAGCACTCCAAGAAAAACAGACACCGCTTATCAAAAACAAATAAAACGCAAGAAATTCAGAACTAGAGCAGCGATCGAACCTATCATCGGACACTTAAAGACGGATTTTAGGCTGGCTCAAAATTATTTCATGGGAGAAATGGGGCCACAAATCAATGCATTATTATCAGCAACCGCCTGGAATATGAAGAAAATGATGGAAATACTGAAAAAAGAATTGAGTTTATTTTTTTATCAAATACAAATTATCCTATTTTCTAATTCTATGTTTAAAAATAAATTAGAAAATAGCATTTCTTAA
- a CDS encoding LytR/AlgR family response regulator transcription factor — protein sequence MEELKCIIIHDNNDAHLLTTRYIEKVRIFSLVGCFYSLGDALQFIYHNNVDLIFLDAEIYTAFEIGILDLFNNITNIILVSANNENSLSDYIYEELNIFSKFYSFKTFLSAINRTVKENLQNECNNNDRLAPSQSLIIKMQGSLVRINLDEIDYIQSYGNYVKLFINNGKMLLCQITTNEIEKKVIDSQFLRVHKSYIVSLSKVEKISGGRLYINSNEIPIGRTFKRDLISYFMKREGGIN from the coding sequence ATGGAAGAATTAAAATGCATAATAATACATGATAATAATGATGCTCATCTTCTAACAACTCGATATATTGAAAAAGTCAGAATTTTTTCATTAGTAGGTTGTTTTTATAGTTTAGGAGATGCTTTACAATTTATATACCACAATAATGTTGATCTAATTTTTTTAGATGCTGAAATCTATACTGCTTTTGAAATAGGTATACTTGACTTATTCAATAATATTACAAATATCATATTAGTTTCCGCTAATAATGAGAATTCATTAAGTGATTACATTTATGAAGAACTTAATATTTTTTCTAAATTTTATAGTTTTAAAACTTTTTTGAGTGCAATTAATAGAACGGTCAAAGAAAATTTACAGAATGAATGCAACAATAATGACAGATTGGCACCGTCACAATCTTTAATTATAAAAATGCAAGGTAGTTTAGTCAGAATAAATTTGGATGAAATAGATTACATTCAAAGTTATGGTAATTACGTTAAATTATTTATCAATAATGGTAAAATGCTTTTGTGCCAAATTACAACGAATGAAATCGAAAAGAAGGTAATTGATAGTCAATTTTTGAGAGTGCATAAATCTTATATAGTTTCGTTAAGTAAAGTTGAAAAGATATCAGGAGGACGTCTATATATAAACAGTAACGAGATACCTATTGGCAGAACATTCAAACGAGATCTAATTTCCTATTTCATGAAAAGAGAAGGAGGTATAAATTAA